A stretch of the Dyella sp. 2HG41-7 genome encodes the following:
- a CDS encoding glutathione S-transferase, with product MRYELYYWSGIQGRGEYVRLALEDAGAEYVDVARERGDSALMPFLRGKHESALPFAPPFLKAGRLLIAQTATILAYLGPHLGLVPGGQAAEIYAQQLQLTIADFVVEIHDTHHPIAASLYYQKQRAAALKRAQIFRDERLPKFLEYFEDVIERGNGRTALSRHSYVDLSLFQLVSGLDYAFPNAMRKMQKHMPLLRALAERIAKRPNIAAYLASPRRIAFNEEGIFRRYRELDSVR from the coding sequence ATGCGCTACGAACTGTATTACTGGTCAGGCATCCAGGGGCGCGGCGAATACGTGCGCTTGGCGCTGGAAGACGCAGGCGCCGAATACGTCGATGTCGCACGCGAACGCGGCGATAGCGCGTTGATGCCGTTTCTGCGTGGCAAACACGAAAGCGCGCTGCCCTTCGCGCCGCCCTTTCTCAAAGCTGGACGCCTGTTGATTGCGCAGACGGCGACGATACTCGCTTATCTCGGTCCGCATCTTGGTCTGGTGCCCGGCGGACAGGCTGCGGAAATCTACGCGCAACAATTGCAATTGACGATTGCCGATTTCGTGGTGGAAATTCACGACACGCACCACCCCATCGCCGCCAGCTTGTATTACCAGAAGCAGCGCGCCGCCGCGCTCAAACGCGCACAGATTTTTCGCGACGAGCGTTTGCCGAAATTCCTTGAGTACTTTGAGGACGTGATCGAACGCGGCAACGGTCGAACGGCGTTGTCGCGCCACTCTTATGTCGATCTCTCGCTGTTTCAACTGGTCAGCGGTCTCGACTACGCGTTTCCCAATGCCATGCGCAAGATGCAAAAACATATGCCGCTGCTGCGCGCCTTAGCCGAACGCATCGCCAAACGCCCAAACATCGCCGCGTACTTGGCGTCGCCACGACGCATTGCGTTCAACGAGGAAGGGATTTTCCGGCGCTACCGCGAGCTCGATTCCGTGCGCTGA
- the polA gene encoding DNA polymerase I — protein MPKLTLIDGSSYLYRAFHALPPLSNAKGEPTGALFGVVNMLRSTLKDKPDYVAFVSDASGPTFRNVLYDKYKANRPPMPDELRAQIEPMLAIVGALGFPILRVSGVEADDVIGTLATQAHAHGIDVLISTGDKDLAQLVRPGIKLINTMTNTTMDSAAVVDKFGVKPSQIIDFLSLTGDTVDNVPGVTKCGPKTAAKWLAEYGTLDGVIAHADKIGGKIGEYLREALPSLPLSRELVTIKTDVPLDLTVQQLMLHDRDTTALRDLFARYEFKAALKELENAATDVAEQPLSPATEKPIVEPTRIDTSAPSVELNAPGHYELVTTQEQFDQWLSRLHDAPLIAFDTETTSLDSMQADIVGVSLSVQPGYACYIPLGHDYPGAPAQLPRDKVLAALKPLFEDPKRPKVGQHAKYDMNILSHYGIVVQGLKHDTMLESYVWNATATRHDMDSLAKKYLGYDTIKYEEVAGKGAKQISFSQVDLDTACRYAAEDADVTLRLHHALWPLLEGEPKLRKVYEDIEIPLVPVLASMEQRGVLIDVNELRMQSQQLGKRMHELQQEAYKSAGRDFNLDSPKQLQAILFDELGLPAKLKTPTGQPSTNEEALEAIADDHALPRLILEYRGLAKLRSTYTEKLAEIVNPRTGRVHTSYHQGAVATGRISSNDPNLQNIPVRTEEGRRIRQAFIAPKDWLVLAADYSQIELRIMAHLSGDEGLLRAFHEGGDIHRATAAEVFGLEPEAVTSNQRRAAKAINFGLMYGMSAFGLARQLGVDRGEASDYMARYFSRYPGVHAFMEATRERAHRDGYVETLFGRRLYLENLTSRNQALRAGAERAAVNAPMQGTAADIIKRAMITLAAWQKDHDDKAHMLMQVHDELVFEVRADAVDEVREAIRERMSGAAELRVPLVVDVGVGKNWDEAH, from the coding sequence ATGCCAAAACTTACGCTCATCGACGGCTCGTCGTATCTCTACCGCGCCTTCCACGCGCTGCCTCCCTTAAGCAATGCCAAGGGCGAACCCACCGGCGCATTGTTTGGCGTGGTCAACATGTTGCGCTCGACCTTGAAGGACAAGCCCGATTACGTGGCGTTCGTGTCCGACGCGTCGGGACCGACCTTCCGCAACGTGCTTTACGACAAGTACAAAGCCAACCGCCCGCCGATGCCGGACGAACTGCGCGCGCAGATCGAACCGATGCTGGCGATCGTCGGCGCGCTCGGTTTTCCGATCCTGCGCGTAAGCGGCGTGGAAGCCGACGATGTGATCGGCACGCTGGCCACGCAAGCGCACGCGCATGGCATCGACGTGCTGATTTCCACCGGCGACAAAGATCTCGCGCAACTCGTGCGCCCCGGCATTAAGCTGATCAACACCATGACCAACACCACCATGGACAGCGCCGCCGTGGTGGACAAATTCGGCGTCAAGCCCTCGCAGATCATCGATTTTCTGAGCCTCACCGGCGACACCGTCGACAACGTGCCCGGCGTCACCAAATGCGGCCCGAAAACTGCCGCTAAATGGTTGGCCGAATACGGGACGCTCGATGGCGTGATCGCCCATGCGGACAAAATCGGCGGCAAAATCGGCGAATACCTGCGCGAAGCGCTGCCGTCGCTGCCGCTATCGCGCGAACTGGTGACGATCAAGACCGACGTACCGCTGGATCTCACCGTGCAACAGCTGATGCTGCACGATCGCGATACGACCGCGTTGCGCGACTTGTTCGCCCGCTACGAATTCAAAGCGGCGTTGAAGGAACTGGAAAACGCGGCGACGGACGTCGCCGAGCAACCGCTTTCGCCCGCTACGGAAAAACCGATTGTCGAACCCACGCGCATCGACACCTCGGCGCCTTCGGTCGAACTCAATGCGCCCGGTCATTACGAACTGGTCACCACGCAGGAGCAGTTCGATCAATGGTTGTCGCGTCTGCACGATGCGCCGCTGATCGCGTTCGATACGGAAACCACCAGCCTCGATTCGATGCAGGCGGATATCGTGGGCGTCAGTCTTTCGGTGCAGCCCGGATACGCTTGCTATATCCCGCTCGGACACGATTACCCTGGCGCGCCGGCGCAACTTCCACGCGACAAAGTGCTCGCCGCGCTCAAACCCTTATTCGAAGATCCCAAGCGCCCGAAAGTCGGCCAGCACGCCAAATACGACATGAACATCCTGTCGCACTACGGCATCGTCGTGCAGGGCCTCAAGCACGACACGATGTTGGAATCCTACGTCTGGAACGCGACGGCCACGCGGCACGACATGGATTCGCTGGCGAAGAAATACCTCGGTTACGACACTATTAAATACGAGGAAGTCGCCGGCAAAGGCGCGAAACAGATTTCGTTTTCGCAAGTGGATTTGGATACCGCGTGCCGCTACGCCGCCGAAGACGCCGATGTCACCTTGCGTCTGCACCATGCGTTGTGGCCGCTGCTGGAAGGCGAGCCAAAGCTGCGCAAGGTTTACGAAGACATCGAGATTCCGCTCGTGCCCGTGCTCGCCAGCATGGAACAACGCGGCGTACTTATCGATGTCAACGAATTGCGCATGCAAAGCCAGCAACTCGGCAAGCGCATGCACGAGTTGCAGCAGGAGGCGTATAAATCCGCCGGTCGCGACTTCAATCTCGATTCGCCCAAGCAATTGCAGGCGATTCTGTTCGACGAACTCGGCCTGCCGGCCAAGCTGAAAACGCCGACCGGGCAGCCGTCCACCAACGAGGAAGCGCTCGAAGCCATCGCCGACGATCACGCGTTGCCGCGGCTGATTCTCGAATACCGCGGCCTGGCGAAACTGCGTTCCACCTACACCGAAAAGCTCGCCGAGATCGTCAATCCGCGCACCGGCCGCGTGCATACCAGCTATCACCAGGGCGCGGTGGCGACGGGACGCATCTCCTCCAACGATCCGAACTTGCAGAACATTCCGGTGCGCACCGAAGAAGGTCGACGCATCCGCCAGGCGTTTATCGCGCCGAAGGATTGGCTGGTGTTGGCGGCCGACTATTCGCAGATTGAGTTGCGCATCATGGCGCACCTGTCGGGCGATGAAGGTTTGCTGCGCGCGTTCCATGAAGGCGGCGATATCCATCGCGCGACTGCCGCGGAAGTCTTCGGTCTCGAACCTGAAGCCGTCACCAGCAATCAGCGCCGCGCCGCCAAGGCGATCAACTTCGGCTTGATGTACGGCATGAGCGCATTCGGTCTTGCGCGGCAACTCGGCGTCGATCGCGGCGAAGCCAGCGATTACATGGCGCGCTATTTCTCGCGCTATCCCGGCGTGCATGCCTTTATGGAAGCCACGCGCGAGCGCGCGCATCGCGACGGCTACGTGGAAACGTTGTTTGGCCGCCGCCTGTATCTGGAAAACCTGACGTCGCGCAATCAAGCCTTGCGCGCGGGCGCGGAACGCGCGGCCGTCAATGCGCCGATGCAAGGCACGGCGGCCGACATCATCAAGCGCGCCATGATCACCTTGGCCGCCTGGCAGAAAGATCACGACGACAAAGCGCACATGCTGATGCAGGTGCACGACGAATTGGTGTTTGAAGTACGCGCCGATGCGGTCGATGAAGTACGCGAAGCGATCCGCGAACGCATGTCCGGCGCCGCCGAGTTGCGCGTTCCGTTGGTGGTGGATGTCGGCGTGGGCAAGAACTGGGACGAGGCGCACTGA
- a CDS encoding helix-turn-helix domain-containing protein yields the protein MSLNAVRLPTHEAVRESSSQSALSECVTRTVRRYLADIGDTTCDEGLYAMVLREVEGPLLREVLAFHDGNQSRAATALGINRATLRKKLAAHGLL from the coding sequence ATGTCCTTGAACGCCGTCAGACTGCCTACCCACGAGGCTGTTCGTGAATCCTCGTCGCAAAGTGCACTGAGTGAATGCGTTACGCGTACCGTGCGTCGCTACCTCGCCGACATCGGCGATACGACGTGCGATGAAGGTTTGTATGCGATGGTTCTTCGCGAAGTCGAAGGCCCGCTGTTGCGTGAAGTGTTGGCGTTTCATGACGGCAATCAAAGCCGCGCCGCGACGGCGCTGGGCATCAATCGCGCAACGCTGCGCAAAAAGCTGGCCGCGCACGGCCTGCTCTGA
- a CDS encoding DUF2782 domain-containing protein produces the protein MKYAAGLLTLSLLAATSAFAQSSSSQPQFAPAPPPPGMNDPGVNPAKEPAAAASTNKPVSSPAELEPSHLPGKPIPVPKVAGVPASEHDANGQPPPDVSVRQQGENTIQEFRQNGRVYMVVVTPKHGPQQVYNVDENGNFFDPVSRTRVKPVQYNILKWGGSKPASSSSSEDSGQ, from the coding sequence ATGAAATACGCAGCCGGTTTGCTCACCCTTTCGCTTTTGGCCGCTACGTCGGCGTTTGCGCAGTCCTCGTCATCGCAACCGCAGTTTGCGCCGGCCCCGCCGCCGCCGGGCATGAACGATCCGGGCGTTAATCCCGCCAAGGAACCGGCCGCCGCGGCGAGCACCAACAAGCCCGTATCGAGTCCCGCCGAACTGGAACCGAGCCATCTGCCGGGCAAGCCCATTCCGGTGCCGAAGGTGGCTGGCGTGCCGGCGTCTGAGCACGACGCCAATGGTCAGCCGCCGCCGGATGTGAGCGTGCGGCAGCAAGGCGAGAACACGATCCAGGAATTCCGCCAGAACGGCCGCGTGTACATGGTGGTCGTCACGCCCAAACACGGTCCGCAGCAGGTGTACAACGTGGACGAGAACGGCAACTTCTTCGACCCGGTGAGCCGCACGCGCGTGAAGCCGGTGCAATACAACATCCTGAAGTGGGGCGGCAGCAAGCCTGCTTCGTCGTCTTCGTCGGAAGACAGCGGCCAGTAA
- a CDS encoding bile acid:sodium symporter family protein, whose product MSLRRFLPDNFTLCLIGTVTLASVLPCRGATATVFEWLTNLAIALLFFLHGAKLSREAVVAGITNWRLHVAVMASTFALFPLLGLLLKPLLMPLVTPALYVGILFLCTLPSTVQSSIAFTSIARGNVSAAVCSASASSLIGIVVTPLLTGLVVQTQGQGAMSWHAVGDIVLQLFVPFVAGQIAQRWIGGWVQRHRPMIGFVDQGSILLVVYTAFSAAVLQGLWKQLPLSVLGGLLVVNAVLLALALLATRYGSRVLGFSREDEITVVFCGSKKSLASGVPMANVLFPAHALGMIVLPIMLFHQMQLMVCAVLARRYAQRAESVAHKASQPKMLVVDQ is encoded by the coding sequence ATGTCGCTACGACGTTTTCTTCCCGACAATTTCACGCTTTGCCTAATCGGCACCGTGACTCTCGCCAGCGTTTTGCCGTGTCGCGGCGCCACAGCGACGGTGTTCGAGTGGCTGACCAATCTTGCGATCGCGCTGCTGTTCTTTCTGCATGGCGCAAAGTTGTCGCGGGAAGCGGTGGTTGCGGGCATTACCAACTGGCGTTTGCATGTGGCGGTCATGGCCAGCACGTTCGCGCTGTTTCCGTTGCTGGGCTTGCTGTTAAAGCCGCTGTTGATGCCGCTGGTGACGCCGGCGCTGTATGTAGGCATCTTGTTTTTGTGCACGCTGCCGTCGACGGTGCAGTCGTCGATCGCATTCACCTCAATCGCGCGCGGCAACGTATCGGCGGCGGTGTGTTCCGCATCGGCGTCCAGCTTGATCGGTATCGTTGTCACGCCGCTGCTGACGGGACTGGTCGTGCAAACGCAAGGGCAGGGCGCGATGTCGTGGCACGCGGTGGGCGATATCGTGTTGCAATTGTTCGTGCCGTTTGTGGCGGGGCAAATCGCACAGCGTTGGATCGGCGGTTGGGTGCAGCGCCATCGTCCAATGATCGGTTTTGTCGACCAGGGTTCCATTTTGCTGGTGGTGTACACGGCGTTCAGCGCCGCGGTGCTGCAGGGTTTGTGGAAGCAATTGCCGCTATCCGTCTTGGGTGGATTGCTTGTCGTTAACGCCGTCTTGCTGGCGCTGGCGCTGCTTGCGACGCGTTACGGTTCGCGCGTGTTGGGCTTCAGTCGCGAAGACGAGATCACCGTCGTGTTCTGCGGCTCGAAAAAAAGCTTGGCCAGCGGTGTGCCGATGGCGAACGTGCTGTTCCCAGCGCATGCGTTGGGCATGATCGTGTTGCCGATCATGCTGTTTCATCAGATGCAGTTGATGGTGTGCGCGGTGTTGGCGCGGCGGTATGCGCAACGTGCGGAGTCGGTTGCGCACAAGGCATCTCAACCGAAGATGCTGGTGGTAGATCAGTGA
- a CDS encoding VOC family protein, translating to MYVQPYLFFNGRCDEALGFYEKHLGAKVNAKMRYKEAPPSDGPAANANGEHIMYSNFSIGDTVLMASDDCVNSDTKFQGFSLSLTVKTKDEADRAFNALADGGQAIMPLGQTFFSPYFGMVADRFGIHWMVIIPGEQ from the coding sequence ATGTACGTCCAGCCCTATCTGTTCTTCAACGGCCGTTGCGACGAAGCCCTCGGCTTTTACGAGAAACACCTCGGCGCCAAGGTCAACGCGAAGATGCGCTACAAGGAAGCGCCGCCGAGCGACGGTCCCGCCGCGAACGCCAACGGCGAACACATTATGTACAGCAACTTCAGCATCGGCGACACGGTACTGATGGCCTCCGACGATTGCGTCAACAGCGATACGAAGTTTCAAGGTTTTTCGCTGTCGCTCACCGTTAAAACCAAAGACGAAGCCGACCGCGCGTTCAACGCGCTCGCCGATGGCGGCCAAGCGATCATGCCGTTGGGCCAGACGTTCTTTTCGCCTTATTTCGGCATGGTCGCCGATCGCTTCGGCATTCACTGGATGGTGATCATTCCGGGCGAGCAATAA
- a CDS encoding LacI family DNA-binding transcriptional regulator, protein MKGKPTSFDIAHLTGVSQSTVSRALRGSPLVSEETRQRIKAAADQLNYKVDKNASNLRSQHSGTLALLLFEDPTADDSHINPFFLSMLGSITHACALRGYDLLISFQQLSDDWHADYADSKKADGIILLGYGDYLAYCDKLQKLVAQGTRSVRWGAVLPDQPDVSVGCDNLQGGHAVTTHLLEQGCRRVAYLGDASSHYPEFFARYRGYVAALQEAGINADPDLQVDAIESTEQAGYTAMETLLERHVTFDAVFAASDLIAIGAMRALADRQIKVPEQVAVAGFDDIPMARFLNPPLTTVLQDTKLAGETLVDNLLQLIRREPVETRLLPVKLVPRRSSQFGSR, encoded by the coding sequence ATCAAAGGGAAACCGACGTCCTTCGACATCGCCCACCTCACCGGGGTCTCGCAGTCCACGGTGTCGCGGGCGTTGCGCGGCAGTCCCTTGGTGAGCGAGGAAACGCGCCAGCGCATTAAAGCCGCAGCGGACCAGCTCAATTACAAAGTCGACAAGAACGCGTCGAATCTGCGTTCACAGCATTCGGGCACGTTGGCGTTGTTGTTGTTTGAAGACCCGACGGCCGACGACTCGCATATCAATCCGTTCTTTCTGTCGATGTTGGGCTCCATCACGCACGCCTGTGCATTGCGCGGTTACGACTTGCTGATTTCGTTTCAGCAACTGTCCGACGATTGGCATGCCGATTACGCCGACAGCAAGAAGGCCGATGGCATCATCCTGCTGGGCTACGGCGACTATTTGGCCTACTGCGACAAGCTGCAGAAGCTGGTAGCGCAAGGCACGCGCTCGGTGCGCTGGGGTGCGGTATTGCCCGATCAGCCGGATGTATCCGTCGGTTGCGACAATCTGCAAGGTGGTCACGCGGTCACCACGCATCTGCTGGAGCAAGGCTGCCGGCGTGTGGCTTACCTCGGCGACGCGTCCAGTCACTACCCTGAGTTCTTCGCGCGCTATCGCGGCTACGTGGCCGCGTTGCAGGAGGCCGGCATCAATGCCGATCCCGACTTGCAGGTCGACGCCATCGAAAGCACCGAACAAGCCGGCTACACCGCGATGGAAACGCTGCTCGAACGCCATGTGACATTCGACGCCGTGTTCGCCGCCAGCGACCTGATCGCCATCGGCGCCATGCGCGCCCTCGCCGACCGCCAGATCAAGGTGCCCGAGCAAGTGGCTGTGGCCGGGTTCGACGATATCCCGATGGCCCGCTTCCTCAATCCACCGCTGACCACCGTGTTGCAGGACACCAAGCTGGCCGGCGAGACCTTGGTCGACAATCTGCTGCAGCTCATCCGCCGCGAGCCAGTGGAAACACGCCTGTTGCCTGTGAAATTGGTGCCAAGGCGCTCCAGCCAGTTCGGCTCCCGCTGA
- a CDS encoding zinc-ribbon and DUF3426 domain-containing protein: protein MYTQCPECLSVFAVDARTLAQAHGFVMCGHCGAGFDSIATLSDQLPPEPFFELPSHEPGIEPPRVELVVYRPKSASEQAETEAPPAEDVFADLIVTPRFARDVRADKPRRWPWVVACLVLLMGLTTQLAWALRDTLVTDPTTGSLLQQVCNALQCQLPPVRDVAKLRLLARDVQTHPTVPGALLISATVRNDATFTQPWPVVTLRLSDGNGKVIAMRRLNAYEYLDDTEALRRGLQPGASTALVFEVEDPGHQAVAFDLGFE, encoded by the coding sequence ATGTATACGCAATGTCCTGAATGCTTGTCCGTGTTTGCAGTCGATGCGCGCACGCTCGCGCAGGCGCACGGCTTTGTCATGTGCGGACATTGCGGCGCAGGCTTCGATTCCATCGCCACGCTGTCGGATCAACTGCCGCCCGAACCCTTTTTCGAGCTGCCTTCGCACGAGCCGGGCATCGAGCCGCCGCGCGTGGAATTGGTCGTATATCGGCCGAAATCCGCGTCCGAGCAAGCCGAAACCGAAGCTCCGCCCGCCGAAGACGTGTTTGCCGACCTTATCGTCACGCCGCGTTTCGCACGCGACGTTCGCGCTGATAAACCACGTCGATGGCCGTGGGTTGTTGCGTGTTTGGTGTTGTTGATGGGCCTCACCACGCAGCTTGCATGGGCCTTGCGCGATACGTTGGTGACCGATCCGACGACCGGTTCGTTGCTTCAACAGGTTTGCAATGCGCTGCAATGCCAATTGCCGCCGGTACGCGACGTCGCCAAGCTGCGTTTGCTGGCGCGCGACGTACAAACGCATCCGACCGTTCCCGGTGCATTGCTAATCAGCGCCACCGTGCGCAACGACGCCACCTTTACGCAACCGTGGCCGGTGGTCACGCTGCGTTTATCGGACGGCAACGGCAAAGTGATCGCCATGCGTCGACTCAATGCGTACGAATACCTGGACGACACCGAAGCTTTACGTCGCGGGCTTCAGCCCGGCGCTAGCACAGCTTTGGTTTTTGAGGTAGAGGATCCGGGTCATCAAGCCGTCGCGTTTGACCTGGGATTTGAATAA
- a CDS encoding LysR family transcriptional regulator encodes MNISLRQLRVFLGVAQQRHFRRAAEHVHLSQPAVSRHIADLEAELGVRLFDRSTREVIPTEAGRYLESAIERVLDELEGVLEHVHSEGERRRGKIRIASVPTLSASLMPACIADCAREYPELAIQLHDQTQTLVLDSVRGGEVDFGIAIDPPEAGDFDSEVIMRDPFCLACRSDHPLARQKTVSWKKLQGQPLILLDYSSGSRRLIDQILQKHGVEARVVQQTSHTHTAFRMVEAGLGVTITPALSSPPATLAVRRLTPTEQRAVTLIHRRQRSLSPLAALVWNRLRELAAKGALTSY; translated from the coding sequence ATGAATATCAGTTTGCGGCAGCTACGGGTGTTTCTCGGCGTGGCGCAACAGCGTCATTTCCGCCGCGCCGCCGAGCATGTGCACCTCAGCCAGCCGGCCGTAAGCCGGCACATCGCCGACTTGGAGGCCGAACTCGGCGTGCGCCTGTTCGATCGCAGCACGCGCGAAGTGATTCCCACCGAAGCCGGCCGCTATCTGGAAAGCGCGATCGAACGCGTGCTCGACGAACTCGAAGGCGTACTGGAACACGTGCATTCCGAAGGCGAGCGGCGGCGCGGCAAAATCCGCATTGCATCGGTACCTACGTTGTCGGCCAGCCTGATGCCCGCGTGCATCGCCGATTGCGCGCGCGAATATCCCGAACTCGCCATCCAATTGCACGATCAAACGCAAACCTTGGTGCTCGATAGCGTGCGCGGCGGCGAAGTGGATTTCGGCATCGCCATCGATCCACCGGAAGCCGGCGATTTCGATAGCGAAGTCATCATGCGCGATCCGTTCTGCCTGGCCTGCCGTTCCGATCATCCGCTCGCGCGGCAGAAAACCGTTTCGTGGAAAAAGCTGCAGGGCCAGCCGCTCATTTTGCTCGACTACTCTTCCGGCAGCCGCCGACTGATCGATCAGATCTTGCAAAAGCACGGCGTGGAAGCGCGCGTCGTGCAACAGACGAGCCACACCCATACCGCGTTCCGCATGGTGGAAGCCGGACTTGGCGTCACGATTACGCCGGCGCTTTCTTCGCCACCTGCAACACTTGCGGTACGACGACTCACACCCACAGAACAACGCGCCGTCACCCTGATTCACCGCCGCCAGCGTTCGCTGTCGCCGTTGGCGGCGCTGGTATGGAACCGTTTGCGCGAATTGGCGGCCAAAGGCGCGCTCACGTCGTATTGA
- a CDS encoding EamA family transporter, whose translation MNLRESWLLFALGSAFFAALTALFGKLGVAGINSNLATFIRTVVILVVTAGILSLRSEWAKPTGLPWHSWVFLVLSGIATGLSWLCYYRALQLGPISKVAPIDKLSVAIAIVLGLLLLGEKPSWPVLIGGVLIVAGSLVIALF comes from the coding sequence ATGAATCTGCGCGAAAGCTGGCTGCTGTTCGCTTTGGGCTCGGCGTTCTTCGCCGCGCTGACGGCGTTGTTCGGCAAGCTTGGCGTGGCGGGCATCAATTCCAATCTCGCCACGTTTATTCGCACGGTCGTTATTCTCGTCGTTACCGCGGGCATTCTCAGTTTGCGTTCGGAATGGGCGAAGCCCACGGGCTTGCCTTGGCATAGCTGGGTGTTTCTGGTGCTTTCGGGCATCGCGACCGGGCTTTCGTGGCTGTGCTATTACCGCGCGTTGCAGCTTGGGCCGATCAGCAAAGTCGCGCCGATCGACAAACTCAGCGTCGCCATCGCGATCGTGCTGGGTTTGTTGCTGCTCGGCGAAAAGCCGAGTTGGCCGGTATTGATCGGCGGCGTGCTGATCGTGGCGGGATCGTTGGTGATCGCGTTGTTCTGA
- the purH gene encoding bifunctional phosphoribosylaminoimidazolecarboxamide formyltransferase/IMP cyclohydrolase — protein sequence MPAPAVTPIRRALISVSDKTGLIELGQRLAAAHVELLSTGGSAKALRDAGIPVKDVSDVTGFPEIMDGRVKTLHPKVHGGLLGRRGTDDTVMNELGIAPIDLLVLNLYPFEATVAKPDCTLEEAIENIDIGGPAMLRSAAKNWNDVGVLTSPDQYDEALAEIEQHGGLSRATRFKLSVTAFNRVSNYDAAISDYLSGLQLNDAQDAIAGHDAFSSQANGRFVKVMDLRYGENPHQQAAFYRDLYPAPGTLATFKQLQGKELSFNNIADSDAAWECVRSFTKPACVIVKHANPCGVAVSLDGIGRAYDLAYQTDPTSAFGGIIAFNREVDGDTARAIVERQFVEVVLAPGYAADALKAFAKKANVRVLVIPPPASGDLSQANPGNDCRRVGSGLLIQTADRGMVTADDLKIVTRRAPTQAEIDDLIFAWKVAKYVKSNAIVYARGRQTIGIGAGQMSRVYSARIAGIKAADEKLEVRGSVMASDAFFPFRDGIDAAAAAGIRAVIQPGGSMRDAEVIAAADEHDMAMVFTGMRHFRH from the coding sequence ATGCCCGCACCTGCCGTCACGCCCATCCGCCGCGCCCTGATCAGCGTCTCGGACAAGACCGGACTGATCGAGCTGGGCCAGCGCCTGGCGGCGGCCCACGTGGAATTGCTGTCCACCGGCGGTAGCGCCAAGGCGCTGCGCGACGCAGGCATTCCGGTGAAGGACGTCAGCGACGTCACCGGCTTCCCGGAAATCATGGACGGTCGCGTCAAGACCCTGCATCCCAAGGTGCATGGCGGACTGCTGGGCCGTCGCGGCACCGACGATACGGTGATGAACGAACTAGGCATCGCGCCCATCGATCTGCTGGTGCTGAACCTGTACCCGTTCGAAGCCACCGTCGCCAAACCGGATTGCACGCTCGAAGAAGCCATCGAAAACATCGACATCGGCGGCCCGGCGATGCTGCGCTCCGCCGCGAAGAACTGGAACGACGTCGGCGTACTCACCTCGCCCGACCAATACGACGAAGCGCTCGCTGAAATCGAGCAACATGGCGGCTTGAGCCGCGCGACGCGGTTCAAACTTTCCGTCACTGCGTTCAATCGCGTCTCCAATTACGACGCTGCGATCAGCGATTACTTGTCGGGCTTGCAACTCAACGATGCGCAAGACGCCATTGCGGGCCACGACGCGTTCTCCAGCCAGGCCAACGGGCGTTTCGTGAAGGTGATGGATTTGCGCTACGGCGAAAATCCGCATCAGCAAGCCGCGTTCTATCGCGATCTGTATCCCGCGCCGGGCACGCTCGCCACGTTCAAACAGCTGCAAGGCAAAGAGCTGTCGTTCAACAACATCGCCGACTCCGATGCCGCGTGGGAATGCGTGCGCAGCTTCACCAAGCCGGCGTGCGTGATCGTTAAGCATGCCAATCCGTGCGGTGTGGCCGTGAGTTTGGATGGCATCGGCCGCGCTTACGATCTCGCTTACCAGACCGATCCTACTTCGGCGTTTGGCGGCATCATCGCGTTCAATCGCGAAGTCGATGGCGATACCGCACGCGCTATCGTCGAACGTCAATTCGTGGAAGTCGTGCTCGCCCCGGGTTACGCGGCCGACGCGCTGAAGGCTTTCGCCAAGAAGGCGAATGTGCGTGTGCTGGTGATCCCGCCGCCGGCCAGCGGCGACTTGAGCCAGGCCAATCCGGGCAACGACTGCCGCCGCGTCGGCTCAGGCCTACTCATCCAGACCGCCGATCGCGGCATGGTTACCGCCGACGACCTCAAGATCGTCACTCGCCGCGCGCCCACGCAAGCGGAAATCGACGATCTGATCTTCGCCTGGAAAGTGGCGAAGTACGTGAAGAGCAACGCCATCGTCTATGCGCGAGGCCGCCAAACCATTGGTATCGGCGCCGGCCAGATGAGCCGCGTGTACAGCGCGCGCATCGCCGGTATCAAAGCCGCCGACGAGAAACTGGAAGTGCGCGGTTCGGTGATGGCGTCCGACGCGTTTTTCCCATTCCGCGATGGCATCGACGCGGCGGCCGCCGCAGGCATTCGCGCCGTAATTCAGCCCGGCGGCTCGATGCGCGATGCGGAAGTGATCGCCGCAGCGGACGAGCACGACATGGCGATGGTGTTCACCGGCATGCGTCACTTCCGTCACTAA